In one Ralstonia pickettii genomic region, the following are encoded:
- a CDS encoding ClcB-like voltage-gated chloride channel protein — MTDTQPPQPDMPRQPWWRRAIARLPFGREHLVFVIAGVIGCAGALSTILFRECLRHLQWWLSGTDQGLVATARALPWWARLLVPTVGGLLAGITLQVGLKWIPRKGSEDYMEAIAVGDGVLSARQSLVRSASSLCSVASGASIGREGPMVQLAAMCGSLVGRVLRHWTPVPVEQLRLLVACGAAAGITSAYNAPISGAVFVCEIVFGVITTATLGPLLVAAVTADIVVRQFFGYGAVYEMPHFDFVSGWEVLTYLGLGLAAGMAGPLLLGLIDRARDAFAQTKLPLTLRLAAGGLIVGALSTGVPEVWGNGYSVVNAFLHEPWLWQTVALVLICKVVATASSAGSGAVGGVFTPTLFCGAALGLLYGTGMHALLPDAAPVPVSYAVVGMGALLAATTHAPLMSILMIFEMTLSYQVVLPLMLACITGYVTAHAAGAPSVYARALARNRQDAGDDAQHLRVPSDDTQK; from the coding sequence ATGACCGACACGCAGCCGCCTCAACCGGATATGCCGCGCCAGCCATGGTGGCGGCGCGCGATTGCCCGACTGCCCTTCGGTCGCGAGCATCTGGTGTTCGTGATTGCCGGCGTGATCGGCTGCGCGGGCGCTTTGTCGACGATCCTGTTTCGCGAGTGCTTGCGTCATCTGCAATGGTGGCTCTCGGGTACGGACCAAGGATTGGTGGCCACGGCGCGGGCGCTGCCATGGTGGGCGCGCCTGCTGGTGCCGACGGTGGGTGGACTGCTGGCAGGCATCACCTTGCAGGTGGGCCTGAAGTGGATCCCCCGAAAAGGCTCGGAAGACTATATGGAAGCCATTGCCGTGGGCGATGGCGTGTTGAGCGCACGGCAGAGCCTGGTACGCAGTGCGTCGTCGTTGTGCTCGGTGGCCAGCGGCGCATCGATCGGGCGCGAAGGGCCGATGGTGCAGCTGGCGGCAATGTGCGGCTCGCTGGTCGGCCGCGTGCTGCGGCACTGGACGCCCGTGCCGGTCGAGCAATTGCGACTGCTGGTCGCGTGCGGTGCGGCGGCCGGGATCACGTCTGCCTACAACGCGCCCATCTCGGGCGCCGTGTTCGTCTGCGAAATCGTGTTTGGTGTCATCACCACGGCGACGCTCGGGCCGCTGCTGGTGGCGGCGGTCACTGCTGACATCGTGGTGCGCCAATTCTTCGGCTACGGGGCGGTCTACGAGATGCCGCACTTCGATTTCGTTTCCGGCTGGGAAGTGCTGACGTATCTCGGCCTGGGTCTGGCCGCGGGGATGGCGGGGCCGTTGCTGCTCGGTTTGATCGACCGCGCGCGCGATGCGTTTGCACAGACCAAGCTGCCGCTCACGTTGCGCCTGGCTGCCGGCGGGTTGATTGTCGGTGCGCTGTCCACAGGCGTGCCCGAGGTCTGGGGTAACGGCTACAGCGTGGTCAATGCGTTCCTGCACGAGCCGTGGCTGTGGCAGACGGTGGCGCTGGTGCTGATCTGCAAGGTGGTGGCGACGGCGTCAAGCGCAGGGTCGGGCGCAGTGGGCGGTGTCTTTACGCCCACGCTGTTCTGCGGCGCCGCGTTGGGTTTGCTGTATGGAACAGGCATGCACGCGCTGCTGCCGGATGCGGCGCCCGTGCCGGTCAGCTACGCCGTGGTCGGCATGGGCGCGCTGCTGGCCGCCACCACGCATGCGCCACTCATGTCGATCCTGATGATCTTCGAGATGACGCTGTCGTATCAGGTGGTGCTGCCGCTCATGTTGGCCTGCATTACCGGCTATGTGACGGCACATGCAGCGGGTGCGCCGTCGGTGTATGCGCGCGCGCTGGCGCGCAATCGTCAGGACGCAGGCGACGACGCCCAGCACCTTCGAGTGCCATCAGACGACACGCAGAAATAG